From the genome of Dickeya aquatica, one region includes:
- a CDS encoding cytochrome b, with product MIWRNTSTRYGYVSIFLHWLSAATVYGMFALGLWMVGLGYYDPWYHKAPDIHKSIGTLLFVILLFRIIWRWFSPVPKPLSSYSAVTRIGATLAHIFLYLLLFGILISGYLISTAENQAVSVFGWISIPATLSGIPGQADIAGALHLYLAWSVVILSVLHLLAALKHHIIDRDSTLKRMLGRNTD from the coding sequence GATATGTGAGTATTTTTCTGCACTGGCTCTCGGCTGCTACTGTATATGGTATGTTTGCACTTGGTTTATGGATGGTCGGACTGGGTTATTACGATCCCTGGTATCATAAAGCGCCAGACATACATAAAAGTATTGGTACCTTACTTTTTGTAATCCTGCTTTTCCGCATCATATGGCGCTGGTTCTCTCCCGTTCCAAAGCCGTTATCCAGTTACTCAGCAGTAACACGAATAGGTGCAACACTGGCGCATATTTTTCTGTATCTGCTCTTATTTGGTATTTTGATTAGCGGCTATCTAATTTCCACTGCTGAAAACCAGGCTGTCTCTGTTTTTGGCTGGATTTCTATCCCCGCCACACTCAGTGGAATTCCAGGTCAGGCTGATATAGCCGGTGCTTTGCATTTATATCTCGCCTGGAGTGTGGTGATATTATCGGTTCTTCATCTGCTGGCTGCGTTAAAACACCATATTATTGATCGTGACAGTACGTTAAAGCGGATGTTAGGCCGAAATACCGACTAG